CCCGGCGCTGATCTCCCGGGGGCAGATGCCGGTCGATGTTGCCCTTATCCACATCTCTCCGCCGGACGAGCATGGTTTCTGCTCGTACGGGGTGGGTGTCGACGCCACCAAGACCGCTGTCGAGCACGCGCGCGTAGTGATCGCGCTGATCAACCGCCAGATGCCGCGCGCCCTCGGAGATTCCTTCGTCCACGTCTCCAAGCTCGGCAAGGTGGTCGAGGTCGACGACCCTCTCATCGAGCACCCGATGTCGCCCGAGGTTTCGGAGGTCGCGCGCAAGATCGGCGAGAACATCGCCTCGCTGATCTCCGACGAGGCGACGATTCAGATGGGCATTGGTGAGATCCCGGATGCGGTGCTTGATTTCCTCGGCGACAAGAGGCACCTCGGGGTCCACACGGAGATGTTCTCGGACGGCCTGGTGGACCTTTTCGAGGCGGGGGTGATAACCAACGAGAAAAAGACCCTCCACCGGGGCAAAATCGTCGCCTCGTTCGTCATCGGCACCCGGCGGGCCTTCGATTTCGTCGATAACAACCCGTTCATGGAGTTTCATCCCTCGGAGTACGTCAACGACCCGTACGTCGTGTCTCGCAACGGCAAGATGGTGGCCATCAACTCGGCCATCTCGATCGATCTCACCGGTCAGGTCTGCGCGGACTCCATAGGCACCCGAATCTACTCAG
This genomic stretch from Acidobacteriota bacterium harbors:
- a CDS encoding 4-hydroxybutyrate CoA-transferase — encoded protein: MDWNSLYRSRVTTAKEAVKEIRSGDRVWVHPGCNTPTRLIDAMVARAPEFEDVEVVHILTLSDAPYADPGMEAHFRHRSLFTGGNVRRAVNEGRADFVPIHLHDIPALISRGQMPVDVALIHISPPDEHGFCSYGVGVDATKTAVEHARVVIALINRQMPRALGDSFVHVSKLGKVVEVDDPLIEHPMSPEVSEVARKIGENIASLISDEATIQMGIGEIPDAVLDFLGDKRHLGVHTEMFSDGLVDLFEAGVITNEKKTLHRGKIVASFVIGTRRAFDFVDNNPFMEFHPSEYVNDPYVVSRNGKMVAINSAISIDLTGQVCADSIGTRIYSGFGGQLDFIRGAARSEGGVPIIALPSTAKGGELSRLVDTLAPGSGVVTTRADVHYVVTEYGIADLFGRSIRERARSLIDIAHPDFREQLEHAAAERKLL